In Nostoc sp. CENA543, a single genomic region encodes these proteins:
- a CDS encoding cyclase family protein: MQITYSRVIHLSHVIDEYIPQWPGDPPVKFTTMAEIPDDGYYLRGFALGEHSATHINAPNSFFTDGVGIDKYPAESLVVSAIVIDISQVAADNSDYTLTIADILAWEEAYGEIASGSIVLLYTGWQHKWGDKQAFFNQDAGGVMHFPGFSSYATEFLLNQRQIAGVGIDTHGVDSGQDTSFATNRLVLAKSGIVLENLTNLDQLPPKGTTLAIAVLRLRGGSGSPLGVLAFVP; encoded by the coding sequence ATGCAAATCACTTATTCGAGAGTTATACACCTGAGTCATGTCATTGATGAATATATCCCTCAATGGCCAGGTGATCCGCCAGTAAAGTTTACAACTATGGCGGAAATTCCTGATGACGGCTATTATTTGCGGGGTTTTGCATTAGGTGAACATAGTGCTACTCATATTAACGCCCCTAATAGTTTTTTCACTGATGGTGTCGGTATTGATAAATACCCTGCGGAATCATTGGTTGTGTCGGCGATAGTAATTGATATTAGCCAAGTTGCGGCTGATAATTCTGATTACACCTTAACTATTGCTGATATTTTGGCTTGGGAAGAAGCATATGGCGAAATTGCAAGCGGTAGTATAGTGTTACTTTACACCGGTTGGCAACATAAATGGGGAGATAAACAGGCGTTTTTTAATCAAGATGCTGGAGGGGTGATGCACTTTCCAGGGTTTAGTAGTTATGCTACAGAATTTTTACTCAACCAACGGCAAATTGCAGGCGTGGGAATTGATACGCATGGTGTAGATTCTGGACAGGATACTAGTTTTGCAACTAATCGTCTAGTGTTGGCAAAGTCTGGTATTGTTTTAGAAAATTTGACCAATTTAGACCAGTTACCACCCAAGGGTACTACATTAGCGATCGCAGTTCTTAGATTACGTGGTGGTTCAGGTTCTCCTTTGGGTGTGTTGGCTTTCGTACCGTAA
- a CDS encoding DUF3598 family protein: MTSQWESLLKNLGTWEGAFIRFSPQGELLEGVKSVVSFEGFNNNQTIRQVVRREGQADLVLDYTSLPRTTLFFPNGAFSQGTVQLAPFTEFGAEMGLIYENRRLRLLQLFNKSGQLYQITLIPEHLADTEPIEPPRLQVNDLLGEWQGEAITMYANLNPADTFSTNLKLTLDNNGRLIQTLNFSDRTITSTATIQGNTIIFDQNPQKQVQVLLLPNGASATSPLNPQFNQGLILEAGWLIKPNLRQRMIRSYNNKGEWVSLTLVTEQRVKL, from the coding sequence ATGACATCTCAATGGGAATCTCTATTAAAAAATCTTGGTACTTGGGAAGGTGCATTTATTCGCTTCTCACCCCAAGGAGAACTTTTAGAAGGGGTGAAAAGTGTTGTTTCCTTTGAAGGTTTCAACAATAATCAAACCATTCGTCAGGTTGTACGCCGCGAAGGACAAGCAGATTTAGTTTTAGACTATACTTCCTTACCTCGGACTACGTTATTTTTTCCGAATGGCGCATTTTCCCAAGGTACAGTTCAACTTGCACCTTTTACTGAATTTGGTGCAGAAATGGGATTAATCTACGAAAATCGTCGTTTGCGGCTACTTCAGTTATTTAATAAAAGTGGACAACTCTATCAAATCACTCTCATTCCTGAACACTTAGCCGATACTGAACCAATCGAACCTCCACGTTTGCAGGTAAATGACTTGTTGGGAGAATGGCAAGGTGAAGCGATAACTATGTATGCTAATTTAAATCCTGCTGATACTTTCTCCACCAATCTCAAACTAACACTAGACAACAACGGACGATTAATTCAAACTTTGAATTTTAGCGATCGCACAATTACTTCAACTGCTACTATTCAGGGTAACACCATCATTTTTGACCAAAATCCCCAAAAACAAGTACAAGTTTTGCTACTCCCCAATGGTGCTTCCGCAACTTCTCCTCTCAACCCACAATTCAATCAAGGATTAATTTTAGAAGCAGGTTGGTTAATTAAACCAAACCTCCGCCAGCGTATGATTCGCAGTTACAACAATAAAGGCGAATGGGTGAGTCTAACTCTTGTAACAGAACAGCGAGTTAAGCTGTAG